A genomic window from Thalassoroseus pseudoceratinae includes:
- a CDS encoding leucine-rich repeat domain-containing protein: MKFIRVLVVLVAIGSCVGCGSSSTRSAAVMGWVVARGGSVTVAGKSLAVKSLSDIDDGATEIQRIDLNGQDITDEDLKNLTVLSDLQFLGLHGAPITDAGVDALLEIENLKELELSATNITDAGVVKLAGLTSLEKLTLHNTTVTKKAIEELQNKVPGCQVIQ; this comes from the coding sequence ATGAAATTCATTCGAGTCTTGGTGGTCCTGGTCGCGATTGGATCGTGTGTGGGCTGCGGTTCGTCATCCACCCGATCGGCCGCGGTGATGGGGTGGGTCGTGGCCCGTGGCGGCAGCGTGACCGTCGCTGGGAAATCGTTGGCAGTCAAATCGCTCTCCGACATCGACGATGGCGCCACGGAAATCCAACGCATTGATCTCAATGGTCAAGATATCACCGACGAGGATTTGAAGAACCTTACGGTTCTCAGCGATCTGCAATTTCTCGGTCTGCACGGAGCGCCTATCACGGACGCCGGGGTTGATGCCTTGTTGGAAATCGAGAATCTGAAGGAACTGGAACTCTCAGCGACGAACATCACCGATGCGGGAGTTGTAAAGTTGGCGGGCCTGACCAGCTTGGAAAAACTCACGCTTCACAATACAACTGTGACGAAGAAGGCCATCGAGGAACTTCAAAACAAAGTGCCCGGATGCCAAGTTATTCAGTGA
- a CDS encoding peptide chain release factor family protein: MFRHPTEIPPDQLQSECDVKRLKRGGPGGQHRNKVETAVVLHHRPTGVSAEANERRSQSQNLQAALFRLRIALALQVRREWNTPSELWTTRVRSKKIQVRNTHDDFPALLAEALDAFEAGEWNAAEVADSLETTTSQLVKFLKLEPDAFGLLNQKRVASGLKPLK; this comes from the coding sequence ATGTTTCGACATCCTACAGAAATTCCCCCCGACCAGTTGCAGTCTGAATGCGATGTCAAACGTCTCAAACGCGGCGGTCCCGGTGGACAACATCGGAACAAGGTGGAAACGGCGGTCGTGTTACATCATCGTCCAACTGGTGTCTCTGCGGAAGCCAATGAACGCCGGTCCCAATCGCAGAACTTACAGGCCGCGTTGTTTCGACTCCGTATCGCTCTCGCACTTCAAGTGCGTCGGGAGTGGAACACTCCCAGCGAGTTATGGACGACTCGTGTTCGCTCAAAGAAAATTCAAGTCCGCAACACTCACGACGATTTTCCGGCGTTGCTCGCGGAGGCTCTCGATGCGTTTGAGGCAGGGGAGTGGAATGCGGCCGAGGTTGCCGATTCGCTCGAAACGACCACGTCGCAACTTGTGAAATTTTTGAAACTCGAACCTGACGCATTCGGATTGCTGAATCAAAAACGAGTGGCAAGTGGTCTCAAGCCGTTGAAGTGA
- the dnaE gene encoding DNA polymerase III subunit alpha translates to MSENRPFAHLHCHTHYSLLDGANKIPDLVQATKDMGMNACAITDHGNLYGAMEFYTTCRANDVNPIVGYEAYVAPGHRTDRSASRMKEASHHLTLLAMNKTGFRNLIRMASIAYTEGFYYKPRIDKELLEAHNEGVICLSGCASSELSRYILAEEKDKAKNLIHWFDKVFGDRFYLEIQNAGLEIQKLCQDGTVDLAQQVGIPLVATNDSHYLCQDDAKAHDILLCVNTRAVRSDAKRMRMDNDQFFVRSPEQMYEAFGGLEDAVARSQEIADRIDLQLDLTEKHYPVFRPPEQKTDKQYLRELCEEGMLWRYGEDGITEAHRERLDYELGVIDQMGYSSYFLIVWDFARFAVEQGIPCQARGSACGAIVAYVLGFSHVCPLKYDLLFERFLDPSRSEPPDIDIDFCRDRRQLVIDYTKEKYGIENVAQIGTFGTLKAKMVVRDVGRALGVPLPRVNEIAKMVPDTLNIKLKTAVEESQDLQDAYNSDPQVTELIDIAYRLEGLARSAGTHAAGVVVADDPISNFIPLQRITGKEDIITQWDGPTVEMVGLLKMDFLGLRNLTILDKAVKNVERYRGKKIDPLELPLDDPKTFALLQRGETKGIFQLESGGMRDLLTKMKPDRFEDIIATSALYRPGPLEGGMVMEYVNVKHGRQEPRKIHPVVDEVLAETNGVMVYQEQVMRILNRVGNIELPASYRCIKAISKKKLKIIADFREQYVQGARENGIPEATAIELFELIEKFAGYGFNKSHSTAYGAVAYQTAYLKAHYPAEFMAALLSCGMEDSNRISEQTDDCRRMKIEVLPPDVNTSDVEFAVVDDKIGFGLGAIKGVGDAAVQQLVAEREANGPFLNIYDLTERVDPKVLTKSALEILIKAGALDSFGPNREQHLQAVDRAVQAASAKQRDQARGQKSLFGGDDDEAEETEISLPDAADWTNSQKLAYEREVLGFYLTSHPLTEHADRLSRFSTHTAAELKELPEKAEVLLAGMVSAIKKAQTKKPSRNGNQRYVNFDFEDAGGVVRCIMWPEEFARMGHLVETDAIRFVKGRVDQRSREPNVIVDQMLTMEEVEKTFTDKLAVKFQHGLHDEQDMIRVRDVISRHPGTSEVVLLAEMPDDANPGQRLRYVLQTPDSFRVGCTSELKAELVEAIGETHFKFHAQPIRKAGSSRGVGR, encoded by the coding sequence ATGTCTGAAAATCGCCCGTTTGCCCATCTTCACTGTCATACGCACTACAGCTTGCTCGACGGTGCGAACAAAATTCCCGACTTGGTCCAAGCCACCAAAGACATGGGGATGAATGCCTGTGCAATTACCGATCACGGGAATTTGTACGGGGCGATGGAATTCTACACGACGTGTCGAGCGAACGATGTCAATCCGATTGTCGGTTATGAAGCGTATGTGGCTCCCGGGCATCGGACGGACCGTAGCGCATCGCGAATGAAGGAAGCCAGTCATCACCTGACGCTATTGGCGATGAACAAGACGGGTTTTCGGAACCTCATTCGGATGGCGTCTATCGCCTACACGGAGGGGTTCTACTACAAACCTCGAATCGACAAGGAATTGCTGGAAGCCCACAACGAGGGAGTGATTTGTCTCTCGGGGTGCGCATCGAGCGAACTGTCTCGTTACATTTTGGCGGAGGAAAAGGACAAGGCGAAGAACCTGATCCATTGGTTCGACAAAGTCTTCGGCGATCGGTTTTACCTCGAAATTCAGAATGCCGGCTTGGAGATTCAAAAGCTTTGCCAAGACGGCACGGTCGATCTCGCGCAACAGGTCGGGATCCCGTTGGTCGCGACGAATGATTCGCACTATCTCTGCCAAGACGACGCCAAAGCTCACGATATTTTGCTTTGCGTCAACACGCGTGCCGTCCGCAGCGATGCCAAACGGATGCGGATGGACAACGATCAATTCTTCGTGCGTTCTCCCGAACAAATGTACGAGGCATTCGGGGGACTGGAAGACGCCGTCGCTCGGTCACAGGAGATTGCCGACCGGATCGATTTGCAACTCGATCTCACCGAGAAGCACTACCCTGTTTTCCGTCCGCCAGAGCAAAAAACCGATAAGCAGTACCTCCGCGAACTTTGCGAAGAAGGAATGCTCTGGCGTTACGGTGAGGACGGCATTACGGAGGCCCACCGGGAGCGGCTGGACTACGAACTCGGCGTCATCGATCAGATGGGGTACTCGAGTTATTTCTTGATCGTGTGGGACTTTGCCCGCTTTGCCGTCGAACAGGGTATCCCTTGTCAGGCGCGGGGTTCGGCGTGCGGTGCGATCGTGGCCTATGTGCTCGGTTTCTCGCACGTGTGTCCGCTGAAGTACGACCTGCTGTTCGAGCGGTTTCTCGATCCATCCCGGAGCGAACCGCCGGATATCGATATCGACTTCTGTCGGGATCGACGACAACTTGTGATCGACTACACCAAAGAGAAATACGGTATCGAAAACGTCGCCCAGATCGGCACGTTCGGTACGCTGAAAGCGAAGATGGTTGTGCGGGACGTGGGGCGTGCGCTTGGTGTGCCGCTGCCTCGGGTCAACGAAATTGCCAAGATGGTGCCCGACACGCTGAACATCAAGCTTAAAACTGCCGTCGAAGAGTCGCAAGACTTGCAAGACGCTTACAACAGCGATCCGCAGGTGACGGAACTCATCGACATTGCGTATCGATTGGAAGGCTTGGCCCGAAGTGCCGGGACACACGCGGCGGGTGTGGTGGTCGCGGATGACCCCATTTCCAACTTTATTCCGCTGCAACGCATTACCGGCAAAGAAGACATCATCACGCAGTGGGACGGGCCGACCGTCGAGATGGTCGGTCTGCTCAAGATGGACTTTCTCGGTCTGCGGAACCTGACGATCCTCGACAAAGCCGTCAAAAACGTCGAACGGTATCGCGGCAAGAAGATCGATCCGCTTGAACTTCCATTGGACGATCCGAAGACGTTTGCCCTACTCCAACGGGGTGAAACGAAAGGCATCTTCCAGTTGGAATCCGGCGGGATGCGGGATTTGCTCACGAAGATGAAGCCCGACCGCTTCGAAGACATCATCGCCACCAGTGCGTTGTACCGACCTGGCCCGCTCGAGGGCGGGATGGTCATGGAATATGTCAACGTGAAGCATGGTCGACAGGAGCCCCGAAAGATCCACCCGGTCGTGGATGAAGTGCTTGCCGAGACCAACGGAGTGATGGTCTATCAAGAGCAAGTCATGCGGATTCTCAACCGTGTGGGGAACATCGAACTTCCGGCTTCCTATCGGTGTATTAAGGCGATCAGTAAGAAGAAACTGAAAATCATCGCCGACTTCCGCGAGCAATACGTCCAAGGTGCTCGCGAAAATGGAATTCCCGAAGCCACCGCGATCGAGTTGTTTGAACTCATCGAAAAGTTCGCCGGTTACGGGTTCAACAAATCGCACAGTACGGCTTACGGTGCCGTGGCCTATCAAACCGCGTATTTGAAGGCTCACTATCCGGCGGAATTCATGGCGGCACTTCTTTCGTGTGGCATGGAAGATTCCAACCGCATCTCCGAGCAAACCGATGATTGCCGGCGGATGAAGATCGAAGTACTCCCGCCGGATGTGAATACGTCGGACGTGGAATTTGCTGTCGTCGATGACAAAATTGGCTTTGGTCTCGGAGCGATCAAAGGGGTCGGTGACGCGGCGGTGCAGCAGTTGGTGGCCGAACGCGAGGCGAACGGTCCGTTTCTGAACATTTACGATTTGACGGAACGGGTCGATCCGAAAGTTCTTACCAAATCGGCTTTGGAAATTTTGATCAAAGCCGGTGCCCTGGACAGTTTCGGACCGAATCGTGAGCAACACTTGCAAGCGGTCGATCGGGCTGTGCAAGCGGCCTCGGCGAAGCAACGAGACCAAGCGCGTGGCCAGAAAAGCTTGTTTGGTGGGGATGACGATGAAGCCGAGGAAACCGAGATTAGCCTTCCCGACGCTGCCGATTGGACAAACAGTCAGAAACTTGCGTACGAACGAGAGGTTCTCGGGTTCTATCTGACATCACATCCGTTGACCGAACACGCCGACAGGCTGAGTCGGTTTTCGACGCACACGGCGGCCGAACTCAAAGAACTGCCAGAGAAAGCGGAAGTGTTGTTGGCGGGGATGGTGTCAGCCATCAAAAAAGCACAAACGAAGAAGCCCAGCCGAAATGGGAACCAACGGTATGTGAACTTCGATTTCGAGGATGCCGGCGGAGTCGTGCGGTGCATTATGTGGCCGGAAGAATTTGCTCGCATGGGGCATCTCGTCGAGACCGATGCGATCCGCTTCGTCAAAGGTCGCGTCGATCAACGCAGCCGAGAACCGAATGTCATCGTCGATCAAATGCTGACGATGGAGGAAGTCGAGAAAACATTCACCGACAAATTGGCCGTGAAATTCCAGCACGGATTGCACGACGAACAGGACATGATCCGCGTGCGGGACGTGATCAGTCGGCATCCGGGGACTTCGGAAGTGGTGCTGCTTGCGGAGATGCCCGACGATGCCAATCCCGGCCAGCGATTGCGTTACGTTCTGCAAACGCCGGATTCGTTCCGTGTCGGTTGCACTTCGGAGTTGAAAGCCGAATTGGTGGAGGCGATTGGCGAAACCCACTTTAAATTCCACGCACAACCAATTCGCAAGGCGGGGTCCAGTCGAGGTGTCGGTCGGTAA
- a CDS encoding PVC-type heme-binding CxxCH protein, which translates to MRYMIFALLCCLPSAAVWGQRDLKVIPPTDPEIERKSFVLPEGFEVNLFAADPAIAKPIQMNFDDRGRLWLATSEVYPHIKPGQEANDKILILEDADGDGVSDKTTVFADGLLIPTGVAPGHGGAFVANSTELLHLRDTDGDGKADDRRVVLSGFGTEDTHHILHTFRWGPDGCLYVNQSIYIHSHIETPYGVKRLNGGGIWKFRPETMELDVFARGWINAWGHEFDSLGNSFVTDGAGGQGINYVVPGAAYATAVGVPRILPGLNPGSPKYCGLEVVGGSHLPDDWQGDLITHDFRGHRVCRFKVSNDGSGFASQQMPDLIRSSHTAFRPVDVRLGPDGAIYIADWYNPIIQHGEVDFRDSRRDQTHGRIWRITYKGRPTTERPDFAKLSVDDVLSFLKSDQPWHRRHAKLALRERQVDITSNLKAFVSNLDASNPEYDRHRLEAIWTGQTCGVIDVPLLVSLMQAKTSGVRAAAARIAGDWIELDQQIPQHLAKLASDTDSHVRLEAARAFAKWSDQTQAVQSALAARSNSMDQWLDYALWLTCRETADGWLPKLQAGEFNFDGKADDLAFALRAIRNPAAVSSLTKLLNQGDVSDAQRETVLNVLAELGQPNDLNVVWDAVREESTTETRRQELLTLLARAARERKVKPSGDLSAAVKWLNDSDAKTKLAIVNCVAAWKLSSARDELRLLALADDTDAELRTASLSALTALGNANDVLMKLVQSDRSWPVRRQGVIALTKTAPQKAATAAVGLLQSAPTPEATAALFVAFLERKNGPAALTAALDQHKLPADVARIGLRTIDSTATPHAKLTEQLAKAGGITSGPKQLSADEMQTLLTRVTDAGDATRGETVFRRESLACMTCHAIAGAGGKVGPDLISLGGSAQPDYIVESLLDPNKKIKENYHSLVVATDEGQILTGVKVRQTDTELLLRDAKDQLISIPLASILQQKVGKSLMPAGLTEKLTQTEFVDLIAFLSGLGKAGSSSVSQTPVARRWEVMQATTEAKHQLRRTSYDAAANNPDAFAWKPVYSRVNGDLPIADLPVMNQLRGPRSGEPVVAFARTELDVTTEGEVVLRLNSPNGLRIWLDSKPLEPAESMTVPLKTGRHWLTVAVLTEHRKKPVRLELQPATDSKAQAKFIAGK; encoded by the coding sequence ATGCGTTACATGATTTTTGCGCTTCTGTGCTGTTTGCCCTCCGCAGCTGTTTGGGGTCAGCGGGATTTGAAAGTCATTCCCCCGACCGATCCGGAAATTGAACGGAAATCGTTCGTGCTACCGGAGGGGTTCGAAGTGAACCTCTTCGCCGCCGATCCCGCCATCGCGAAACCGATCCAGATGAATTTCGACGATCGCGGACGGTTGTGGCTTGCGACATCGGAAGTCTATCCGCACATCAAACCGGGCCAAGAAGCCAATGACAAGATTCTGATTCTTGAAGATGCCGATGGCGACGGCGTGAGCGACAAAACCACGGTGTTCGCCGACGGTTTGCTGATTCCGACCGGCGTGGCTCCCGGTCACGGTGGTGCATTTGTGGCCAACAGCACCGAGCTTCTGCATCTTCGAGACACCGATGGCGATGGAAAGGCGGATGATCGGCGAGTGGTTTTGTCCGGCTTTGGCACTGAGGACACGCACCATATTCTGCACACATTCCGCTGGGGGCCGGATGGTTGCTTGTATGTCAATCAGTCGATCTACATTCACAGCCACATCGAAACCCCATACGGTGTGAAACGCTTGAACGGCGGCGGTATTTGGAAGTTTCGTCCGGAGACGATGGAACTCGACGTCTTCGCTCGGGGTTGGATCAACGCCTGGGGGCATGAGTTTGATTCGCTGGGGAACTCTTTCGTGACTGATGGGGCCGGTGGTCAGGGCATCAATTACGTGGTTCCGGGAGCGGCATATGCGACGGCCGTCGGTGTGCCACGAATTCTTCCGGGGCTCAATCCGGGAAGTCCGAAATACTGTGGTTTGGAGGTCGTCGGCGGTTCGCATCTACCGGACGATTGGCAGGGCGACTTAATTACGCACGACTTCCGTGGTCATCGTGTGTGCCGATTTAAAGTTAGTAACGATGGCTCGGGTTTCGCGTCGCAGCAGATGCCCGATCTCATTCGCAGTTCGCATACTGCCTTCCGACCGGTCGACGTACGGCTTGGGCCGGATGGAGCGATTTACATTGCCGACTGGTATAACCCCATCATTCAGCACGGCGAAGTCGATTTCCGTGATTCGCGTCGCGATCAAACCCACGGTCGAATTTGGCGAATCACGTACAAGGGACGCCCCACCACCGAACGGCCGGACTTTGCAAAACTCTCGGTCGATGATGTGCTGAGTTTTTTGAAGTCCGATCAACCGTGGCATCGCCGACACGCGAAGTTAGCGTTGCGGGAACGACAGGTCGATATCACGTCCAACCTGAAAGCCTTCGTTTCTAATCTCGATGCGTCTAATCCGGAATATGATCGGCATCGGCTAGAAGCGATCTGGACCGGGCAAACGTGCGGTGTGATTGATGTGCCGCTACTTGTCTCTCTGATGCAAGCAAAAACATCTGGCGTGCGAGCGGCGGCGGCTCGGATTGCAGGCGATTGGATTGAACTCGATCAACAGATCCCGCAGCATCTCGCGAAGCTGGCGAGCGATACCGATTCACACGTTCGACTGGAAGCCGCGCGGGCATTCGCGAAATGGTCGGACCAAACGCAGGCGGTGCAGTCGGCACTTGCGGCTCGTTCCAATTCGATGGACCAATGGCTCGACTATGCCCTCTGGCTGACGTGCCGTGAGACTGCCGACGGTTGGCTCCCGAAACTTCAAGCGGGCGAGTTTAACTTCGACGGGAAGGCCGATGATTTGGCCTTCGCATTGCGTGCGATTCGGAACCCGGCGGCGGTGTCGTCTCTGACGAAATTGCTGAACCAAGGCGATGTTTCAGACGCCCAACGGGAGACGGTGTTGAACGTGCTTGCAGAACTTGGGCAACCAAACGATTTGAATGTCGTTTGGGATGCCGTTCGTGAGGAATCGACGACCGAAACACGTCGTCAGGAACTTTTAACGTTGTTGGCGCGGGCGGCACGGGAGCGAAAGGTCAAACCGTCGGGTGATCTCTCGGCGGCCGTGAAATGGTTGAACGACTCGGATGCAAAGACAAAATTGGCCATCGTCAATTGTGTGGCTGCATGGAAGCTGTCGTCAGCTCGGGATGAGCTACGTCTGTTAGCATTGGCGGATGATACCGACGCCGAGTTGCGCACCGCGAGTTTGTCCGCACTGACGGCTCTCGGGAATGCAAACGACGTTCTGATGAAACTCGTGCAATCCGATCGGTCTTGGCCGGTGCGTCGCCAAGGGGTGATTGCTCTGACAAAAACCGCACCGCAGAAAGCGGCGACCGCAGCCGTCGGGTTGTTGCAATCTGCTCCGACACCGGAAGCAACCGCTGCATTGTTTGTGGCTTTCCTTGAACGAAAGAACGGTCCCGCAGCGTTGACGGCGGCTCTCGACCAACACAAGTTACCGGCCGATGTCGCACGCATCGGGCTGCGAACCATTGATTCCACAGCCACGCCTCATGCGAAGTTGACCGAACAGTTGGCAAAAGCGGGTGGCATTACCAGCGGTCCGAAGCAACTTTCGGCGGATGAAATGCAGACACTTTTGACACGTGTAACCGATGCCGGTGATGCGACCCGGGGGGAAACGGTGTTCCGTCGGGAGAGTTTGGCGTGCATGACATGCCACGCGATCGCCGGTGCGGGCGGGAAAGTCGGACCGGATTTGATCAGTCTCGGTGGCAGCGCACAACCGGATTACATCGTGGAATCGCTGCTCGATCCAAACAAGAAGATCAAAGAAAACTATCACTCGCTCGTCGTGGCGACGGATGAAGGTCAAATCCTGACGGGGGTTAAAGTTCGACAAACGGACACGGAATTGCTGTTGCGAGATGCGAAGGACCAGCTCATTTCCATTCCGCTGGCTTCGATTCTCCAGCAGAAAGTCGGCAAGTCGTTGATGCCGGCTGGTTTGACGGAGAAACTGACTCAGACTGAGTTTGTCGATCTAATCGCGTTTCTCTCAGGGCTTGGGAAAGCGGGGAGCAGTAGTGTTTCACAAACTCCCGTGGCTCGACGATGGGAAGTCATGCAAGCGACGACCGAGGCGAAACATCAACTCCGCCGCACCAGCTACGATGCCGCCGCCAACAACCCAGACGCATTTGCGTGGAAGCCGGTCTACAGCCGCGTGAATGGCGACTTGCCGATTGCGGATCTGCCGGTGATGAACCAGCTTCGCGGCCCACGTTCCGGTGAACCGGTCGTCGCATTCGCCCGGACGGAGCTGGACGTCACTACTGAAGGTGAAGTCGTCTTGCGATTGAACTCACCAAACGGTCTACGAATTTGGCTCGATTCAAAACCTTTGGAACCCGCCGAATCGATGACCGTGCCGTTGAAGACCGGTCGTCATTGGCTCACCGTCGCCGTACTGACCGAGCATCGCAAAAAGCCAGTACGTTTGGAATTACAACCGGCAACCGATTCCAAAGCGCAAGCGAAGTTCATCGCCGGTAAATAG
- a CDS encoding HAD-IA family hydrolase: MNQELPSWIAFDAVGTLITPTPSVAEIYWQIGRRFGSRYSLADVQKRFARAFSQPSTDDELQTDEDREFAYWQRVMREVLDDIHSSIDCYRDLYDAFAEPQCWRVYDDVAPTLEALADRGVKLAVASNFDHRLLTLCEQIPALQPISVRVVSSIIGWKKPSSQFYRELANACGVAPADILMVGDTWETDVVPAREAGFQAKLIDRNASSPIPDHLRRLTELLPEGTIGHHS; encoded by the coding sequence ATGAATCAAGAACTTCCATCCTGGATCGCCTTCGATGCGGTCGGCACGTTGATTACGCCTACGCCTTCGGTTGCCGAGATTTACTGGCAAATCGGGCGACGTTTCGGATCGAGATATTCTCTCGCGGATGTTCAGAAACGCTTCGCGCGTGCGTTTTCTCAGCCGTCGACCGATGATGAATTGCAGACCGACGAGGATCGCGAGTTTGCCTATTGGCAACGCGTGATGCGGGAGGTGCTCGACGATATTCATTCCTCTATCGACTGCTACCGCGATTTGTACGATGCGTTTGCGGAACCGCAGTGTTGGCGGGTTTACGATGATGTCGCCCCGACTCTTGAAGCCTTGGCTGATCGGGGTGTGAAGCTGGCCGTTGCTTCCAACTTCGATCATCGACTGCTCACGCTGTGCGAGCAAATTCCGGCATTACAGCCGATTTCCGTGCGGGTGGTGTCTTCGATCATTGGGTGGAAGAAACCCAGTTCCCAATTTTACAGGGAGTTGGCGAACGCGTGCGGCGTGGCTCCTGCAGACATCTTGATGGTCGGCGACACCTGGGAAACAGACGTGGTGCCTGCACGCGAAGCAGGATTCCAAGCGAAGCTGATTGATCGAAATGCTTCCAGTCCGATACCAGATCACCTGCGACGTTTGACGGAATTGCTTCCGGAAGGCACGATAGGTCATCATTCGTAG
- the hemG gene encoding protoporphyrinogen oxidase, whose translation MSGNERPRRIAVIGGGFSGLAAANRLGELRQEHDTPCEITLFDANDRFGGVLGTVNIGGYRVETGADSFITNKPWAVDLCKRLGIADRLISTDETYRRSLVLHRGRPVPVPDGFMLMTPAKVWPVLRSPLFSWTGKIRMGLETIVPRRRSSEGGDDDESLADFVRRRFGNEALERLVQPLVGGIYTSDPEKLSLRATLSRFLDMERDHRSLILASRKQQRNQPTERSSGARYGLFATPDEGISVLVNALAERVQELADCQLGKPVTSVRQREDSRWILGFSDADDVEFDAVVMALPAWRAAGLLDDTDSELAGLLSEIEYASTAIVVSGHRLADIQHPMDAFGMVVPAIEKRRILAVSMTSRKFPGRAPDGCIQLRTFVGGAMQPEELDATDEEITDVVQQELAEIFGVCGEPDFVHVARWNRAMPQYHLGHLERVRHIEDRVRNHRGLALAGNAFHGVGVPDVIHRGETSAETIWKTIVPPRADVARRDYNSV comes from the coding sequence GTGAGTGGCAACGAGCGACCGCGACGAATTGCCGTGATTGGAGGCGGTTTCAGTGGTTTGGCGGCGGCGAACCGACTTGGTGAACTGCGTCAAGAACATGACACGCCCTGTGAAATCACGCTCTTCGACGCCAACGATCGGTTCGGCGGAGTCTTGGGAACCGTGAACATCGGCGGGTACCGTGTTGAAACCGGCGCGGATTCGTTCATCACGAACAAGCCATGGGCGGTTGATCTCTGCAAGCGGTTGGGGATTGCCGACCGACTGATCTCTACGGACGAAACTTATCGGCGGTCGTTGGTGTTACATCGCGGCCGCCCGGTGCCAGTGCCAGACGGGTTCATGTTAATGACGCCTGCCAAAGTATGGCCGGTGCTTCGGAGCCCTTTGTTTTCCTGGACTGGGAAAATTCGCATGGGTTTGGAGACCATCGTGCCCCGTCGTCGGTCAAGCGAAGGGGGCGATGATGATGAAAGCCTCGCCGATTTCGTGCGTCGTCGATTCGGAAACGAAGCGTTGGAGCGACTTGTGCAACCGTTGGTCGGTGGGATTTACACATCCGACCCGGAGAAACTCAGTCTGCGAGCAACGCTGTCGCGGTTTCTGGACATGGAACGCGACCATCGGAGTTTGATTCTCGCAAGCCGGAAACAACAGCGAAACCAACCAACGGAACGTTCCAGCGGGGCCCGTTACGGTCTGTTCGCGACGCCGGATGAGGGGATTTCGGTTCTGGTCAATGCGTTGGCCGAGCGTGTACAGGAGTTGGCCGATTGCCAGTTGGGGAAACCTGTCACGAGTGTGAGACAGCGAGAAGATTCCCGATGGATCTTGGGGTTTTCGGATGCGGACGATGTGGAATTTGATGCCGTCGTCATGGCATTGCCAGCGTGGCGAGCGGCGGGCTTGCTGGACGACACCGATTCGGAGTTAGCGGGGTTGTTGAGCGAAATTGAATACGCTTCCACGGCGATTGTCGTCAGCGGACATCGGCTGGCGGATATTCAGCACCCGATGGATGCGTTCGGGATGGTTGTACCAGCTATCGAGAAGCGACGGATACTGGCGGTGTCCATGACCAGCCGTAAGTTTCCCGGTCGCGCTCCCGATGGGTGTATTCAGTTGCGGACTTTTGTCGGCGGCGCGATGCAACCCGAGGAACTTGACGCGACCGATGAGGAAATCACCGACGTTGTTCAACAGGAGTTGGCCGAGATTTTCGGTGTCTGTGGCGAACCGGATTTCGTGCACGTCGCCCGTTGGAATCGAGCGATGCCGCAATATCATTTGGGGCATCTCGAGCGGGTTCGCCACATCGAAGACCGTGTCCGTAACCATCGTGGACTGGCTCTGGCCGGCAATGCGTTTCACGGGGTTGGAGTGCCGGACGTGATTCATCGAGGTGAGACCTCTGCCGAGACGATCTGGAAAACAATCGTTCCACCCCGTGCCGATGTCGCTCGTCGCGACTACAATTCGGTATGA